The Colias croceus chromosome 3, ilColCroc2.1 genome includes a region encoding these proteins:
- the LOC123705835 gene encoding larval/pupal rigid cuticle protein 66-like, which translates to MVAKCVFLFALLAAASAADFSSFSYGVADPYTGDFKHQFETRAGDRVQGQYGLLESDGTQRTVDYTAGAEGFNALVRKDPAFIAAPIAPIAPLPLSIPTYPYAYRFGPYAYAAPFAYNRIH; encoded by the exons ATGGTTGCGAAG tGCGTGTTCCTTTTCGCCCTGTTGGCCGCCGCCAGCGCCGCTGATTTCTCCAGCTTCTCTTACGGAGTAGCAGACCCTTACACTGGTGACTTCAAGCACCAGTTCGAGACCCGCGCTGGTGACCGGGTGCAGGGACAATACGGTCTTTTGGAATCCGACGGCACCCAGCGGACGGTCGACTACACCGCTGGCGCTGAGGGCTTCAACGCTCTTGTACGGAAAGACCCTGCTTTTATCGCTGCCCCTATTGCCCCAATTGCCCCTCTGCCCCTCTCAATTCCCACTTACCCCTACGCTTACAGGTTCGGACCCTACGCCTACGCCGCTCCCTTCGCGTACAACCGCATCCACTAA
- the LOC123706024 gene encoding uncharacterized protein LOC123706024, with protein sequence MVYKLIIFSALFMSAMCSFLHPAPIPIFLETYQEPPKPYDFSYEVNDPHTGDVKSQQESKRGDTVLGQYSVIQPDGIRRTVDYQANDLTGFLATVNNQRPQVNQRQEQYQEESTRPTTASSGSNDGQASQGWPSPSSTPPTISFSSVLHPYQNNLWLYSLGKPTKVGSDHLSFTKCVFLFALLAAASAADFSSFSYGVADPYTGDFKHQFETRAGDRVQGQYGLLESDGTQRTVDYTAGAEGFNALLNKHLKMAAKFFVLAVLVAAAQGSAIHGDYTSFSYGVSDPHTGDVKSQHETRVGDNVVGQYSLLESDGTRRTVDYAADAHSGFNAVVRKDPALIGHVAHAPAVVAVPVAHAAPAAYAAYAPAAYAARVAPVAVAHAAPVAVAGPSVSYSAHSTSVAHGGVVAHAAPLAYAAGPLAHGAAYAAPLAHGYGAAYAAPLAHGYGAHGLGAHGLGLHY encoded by the exons ATGGTTTACAAg CTAATCATCTTCTCCGCCCTCTTCATGTCCGCCATGTGCTCGTTCCTGCACCCAGCGCCCATCCCGATCTTTCTTGAAACTTACCAAGAGCCACCGAAGCCATACGACTTCTCTTACGAGGTGAACGACCCCCACACTGGTGACGTTAAATCCCAACAAGAGAGCAAGCGTGGTGATACAGTCCTCGGCCAATACTCGGTCATCCAGCCCGATGGAATCAGAAGAACTGTTGACTACCAGGCCAATGATTTAACTGGTTTCTTAGCAACCGTCAACAACCAAAGGCCACAGGTGAACCAGCGCCAAGAACAGTACCAGGAAGAATCTACTCGCCCAACTACCGCCAGCTCTGGAAGCAACGATGGCCAAGCCAGCCAAGGATGGCCAAGCCCCAGCTCAACCCCGCCAACTATTTCTTTCTCCTCTGTTCTTCACCCCTACCAAAACAACTTGTGGCT TTATTCATTAGGTAAGCCAACTAAAGTGGGCTCAGACCACCTTTCATTTACAAAG tGCGTGTTCCTTTTCGCCCTGTTGGCCGCCGCCAGCGCCGCTGATTTCTCCAGCTTCTCTTACGGAGTAGCAGACCCTTACACTGGTGACTTCAAGCACCAGTTCGAGACCCGCGCTGGTGACCGGGTGCAGGGACAATACGGTCTTTTGGAATCCGACGGCACCCAGCGGACGGTCGACTACACCGCTGGCGCTGAGGGCTTCAACGCTCTT TTAAACAAACACCTCAAAATGGCAGCTAAG TTCTTCGTCCTCGCCGTCTTAGTAGCTGCTGCCCAGGGCAGCGCTATCCATGGAGACTACACAAGCTTCTCCTATGGAGTGTCTGACCCCCACACCGGTGATGTCAAGAGCCAGCACGAGACCCGTGTCGGCGACAACGTGGTCGGCCAATACTCCCTCTTGGAGTCTGATGGCACCCGCCGTACCGTAGACTACGCCGCTGACGCTCACTCTGGATTCAACGCTGTCGTCCGCAAAGACCCAGCCCTGATCGGTCACGTTGCCCATGCTCCCGCTGTTGTCGCCGTTCCCGTGGCCCACGCCGCTCCCGCCGCGTACGCCGCATACGCCCCAGCGGCTTACGCTGCCCGTGTTGCCCCAGTAGCCGTCGCTCACGCCGCCCCCGTGGCTGTTGCAGGCCCATCCGTGTCCTACTCCGCTCACTCTACCTCAGTGGCTCATGGAGGAGTCGTCGCTCACGCCGCTCCCCTCGCCTACGCCGCTGGTCCCCTCGCTCACGGCGCCGCTTACGCCGCTCCCCTCGCTCACGGCTACGGAGCTGCCTATGCCGCCCCCCTGGCCCATGGATACGGCGCTCACGGCCTTGGCGCTCACGGACTCGGCTTACATTACTAA